From the genome of Candidatus Promineifilum breve, one region includes:
- a CDS encoding YqjF family protein: MNNRSGSHRDTGTHPALEQTAHRPWPLPQGRWAWRQSWRDLLFAHWPVDAAAVQSLLPPGLAVDEFDGATWLGIVPFRMAGVMRRPLPDLPWVSAFPELNVRVYVTAGGRPGVWFLSLDATNALAVGAARLLFHLPYYRAAMSVVAEGEGVGYRCERKGRGGAGGQGSRGAGESGVPLPVGEVRRGAGESVPLPVGEVRRGVRAAFSAHYRPTSPVYAAAPGTLEHFLTERYCLYAQAGDGALWRTEVHHWPWPLQRAEAMIGVNTISAAGGLAVNGPPALLHFARRIDVVVWSPQRVMWL; the protein is encoded by the coding sequence ATGAATAACCGCTCAGGTTCCCACCGTGACACCGGCACTCACCCCGCCCTGGAGCAGACCGCCCACCGCCCCTGGCCGCTGCCGCAGGGGCGCTGGGCATGGCGGCAATCGTGGCGCGATTTGCTCTTCGCCCATTGGCCGGTGGATGCGGCGGCGGTGCAGTCGCTCCTGCCGCCCGGCCTGGCGGTGGACGAGTTCGACGGCGCGACCTGGCTGGGTATCGTGCCCTTCCGCATGGCCGGGGTGATGCGCCGGCCGCTGCCCGATCTGCCGTGGGTGTCGGCCTTCCCCGAACTGAACGTGCGCGTCTACGTGACCGCCGGGGGCAGGCCGGGGGTGTGGTTCCTCAGCCTTGACGCGACGAACGCTCTGGCTGTAGGGGCGGCGCGGCTGTTGTTCCATTTGCCGTATTATCGGGCGGCGATGTCGGTGGTGGCGGAGGGGGAGGGGGTGGGGTACAGGTGTGAGCGGAAGGGGCGCGGGGGTGCAGGGGGGCAGGGGAGCAGGGGGGCGGGGGAGAGTGGTGTCCCTCTCCCTGTGGGAGAGGTTAGGAGAGGGGCGGGGGAGAGTGTCCCTCTCCCTGTGGGAGAGGTTAGGAGAGGGGTTCGGGCGGCGTTCTCGGCCCATTACCGGCCCACGTCGCCCGTCTATGCCGCCGCACCGGGGACACTGGAGCACTTTCTGACCGAGCGCTACTGCCTCTATGCCCAGGCGGGCGATGGGGCGCTATGGCGGACGGAAGTGCATCATTGGCCCTGGCCGCTGCAACGGGCCGAGGCGATGATTGGGGTCAATACGATTTCGGCCGCTGGGGGGCTGGCGGTAAATGGGCCGCCGGCGCTGCTCCACTTCGCGCGGCGGATCGATGTGGTGGTGTGGTCGCCGCAGCGGGTGATGTGGCTATAA
- the amrA gene encoding AmmeMemoRadiSam system protein A: protein MNDHSADEAQAARHRALLTLARESIAHHVATGERLAYEPEDAQLREPAAVFVTLRERPEAGAPFEEGELRGCIGQIEAKDPLYAAVQDAAIKAATVDPRFNPVTAEELPGLLIEVSVLSPFRPVERLEEIAVGQDGLLIVGERRRGLLLPEVAPAYGWGAREFVRALCQKAGLPGNAWPELAQLYAFTTESFFEAVDSE, encoded by the coding sequence ATGAACGACCATTCAGCCGATGAGGCGCAAGCGGCGCGCCACCGGGCGCTGCTGACTTTGGCCAGAGAGTCGATTGCCCATCACGTGGCGACGGGCGAACGCCTGGCCTATGAACCGGAGGACGCCCAATTGCGCGAACCGGCGGCCGTCTTCGTGACCCTACGCGAGCGGCCGGAAGCTGGCGCGCCGTTCGAGGAAGGGGAGTTGCGCGGCTGCATCGGCCAGATCGAGGCCAAAGACCCGCTCTATGCCGCCGTGCAGGATGCGGCCATCAAAGCGGCCACGGTTGACCCGCGCTTTAATCCGGTGACGGCCGAGGAGTTGCCGGGATTGCTCATCGAGGTGTCGGTGCTGTCGCCGTTCCGGCCGGTCGAGCGGCTGGAGGAGATCGCCGTGGGGCAGGATGGGCTGCTCATTGTGGGCGAGCGGCGGCGGGGGTTGCTGCTGCCGGAGGTGGCCCCGGCCTATGGCTGGGGGGCCAGGGAGTTCGTGCGGGCGCTGTGCCAGAAGGCGGGCTTGCCGGGCAACGCCTGGCCTGAGCTGGCCCAGTTGTATGCGTTTACAACGGAATCGTTTTTTGAAGCAGTGGACAGTGAGTAG
- the abc-f gene encoding ribosomal protection-like ABC-F family protein, whose product MPILSAVELGHAFGAADLFHDLSVAVEARDRIGLVGPNGVGKTTLLLALAGLLEPAAGRVEIAAGLTMGYLRQEAVLTFAGRENTVYQEMLTAFAALRAREAEMATMEAALGDQYDDELLAAYGTLQENFEREGGYQYQNDVKRVLLGLGFAADQWDTPLLHLSGGQKTRVLLGRLLLERPTLLILDEPTNHLDIAAVEWLEGTLRRWEGALIIVSHDRYFLDRVVNRVWELAPGGGANPAELKSYRGNYTAYVRQRQEAWERAERLYNEEKERLEREAEFIQSHIAGGQTDIAKGRLRQLTRDLALIEQMGLTAATESRRAGQSWLELGARARTMSINEAIERIRAIRPPGIRPPRLKMRLESPERGARVVLRAKAATIGYPARPLFAVNQLKLERGGRAALLGPNGSGKSTLLRVILGELEPLDGEVELGEGVSLGYFAQAHDRLNHAARVIDELWARRDLSETQARGYLAQYLFRGDDVFKRVSELSGGERGRLALALLALEGANFLLLDEPTNHLDIPSQEALQEVLEEFNGTILLVSHDRYLIDRLARQIWALEEGELRVYPATYQEYMALRDGSALPDNGAAEPDNAPLEPEPTAVPMAAPATAEPPPAPAKGWSRSARRQDERRRRQVEESLADVEYWLAQITEALEAARATQDEGEILVLEAEDAEAREQLASLLAEWEVLA is encoded by the coding sequence ATGCCCATCCTGAGCGCCGTCGAATTGGGCCATGCCTTTGGCGCGGCCGACCTGTTCCACGACCTGTCCGTGGCCGTGGAGGCCCGCGACCGCATCGGCCTGGTGGGGCCGAACGGCGTGGGCAAGACGACGCTGCTGCTGGCCCTGGCCGGGCTGCTGGAGCCGGCGGCCGGCCGAGTGGAAATAGCCGCCGGGCTGACGATGGGCTATCTGCGCCAGGAGGCCGTGCTGACTTTCGCCGGGCGCGAGAACACCGTCTATCAGGAAATGCTGACCGCCTTCGCCGCCCTGCGCGCCCGCGAGGCAGAAATGGCAACGATGGAAGCGGCGTTGGGCGACCAGTACGACGACGAACTGCTGGCCGCCTACGGCACGTTGCAGGAAAACTTCGAGCGCGAGGGGGGCTACCAGTACCAGAACGACGTCAAGCGCGTGCTGCTGGGGCTGGGTTTCGCCGCCGACCAGTGGGACACACCGCTGCTGCACCTGAGCGGCGGGCAGAAGACGCGCGTCTTGCTGGGCCGCCTGCTGCTGGAGCGGCCGACGCTGCTCATCCTCGACGAGCCGACCAACCACCTCGACATCGCCGCCGTGGAGTGGCTGGAGGGCACGCTGCGCCGCTGGGAAGGGGCGCTGATCATCGTCAGCCACGACCGCTACTTTCTGGATCGCGTCGTCAACCGCGTCTGGGAGCTGGCCCCCGGCGGCGGCGCGAACCCGGCCGAACTGAAGAGCTACCGGGGCAACTATACCGCCTACGTGCGACAACGGCAGGAAGCGTGGGAGCGGGCCGAGCGCCTCTACAACGAGGAGAAGGAGCGGCTGGAGCGCGAGGCCGAGTTCATCCAGAGCCACATCGCCGGCGGCCAGACCGACATCGCCAAGGGGCGGCTGCGGCAATTGACCCGCGACCTGGCCCTCATCGAGCAGATGGGGCTGACGGCGGCCACCGAGAGCCGCCGCGCCGGGCAGAGCTGGCTGGAGCTGGGGGCGCGGGCGCGGACGATGAGCATCAACGAGGCCATCGAGCGCATCCGGGCCATTCGCCCGCCGGGCATCCGGCCGCCGCGCCTGAAGATGCGCCTCGAATCGCCGGAGCGCGGGGCGCGGGTGGTGCTGCGGGCCAAGGCGGCGACCATCGGCTACCCGGCGCGGCCGTTGTTCGCCGTCAACCAGTTGAAGCTGGAGCGCGGCGGGCGGGCGGCGTTGCTCGGCCCCAACGGCAGCGGCAAGAGCACCCTGTTGCGGGTCATCCTGGGCGAACTGGAACCGCTGGACGGCGAGGTGGAATTGGGCGAGGGGGTGAGCCTGGGCTACTTCGCGCAGGCCCACGACCGGCTGAACCACGCCGCGCGGGTCATCGATGAGCTATGGGCGCGGCGCGACCTGAGCGAGACGCAGGCCCGCGGCTATCTGGCCCAATATTTGTTTCGCGGCGATGACGTGTTCAAGCGGGTCAGCGAATTGAGCGGCGGCGAGCGCGGGCGGCTGGCGCTGGCCCTGCTGGCGCTGGAGGGGGCCAACTTCCTGCTGCTCGATGAGCCGACCAACCATCTCGACATCCCGTCGCAGGAGGCGTTGCAGGAAGTGCTGGAGGAGTTCAACGGCACGATCCTGCTGGTGTCCCACGACCGCTATCTGATCGACCGGCTGGCGCGGCAGATCTGGGCGCTGGAAGAGGGCGAGCTGCGCGTCTATCCGGCGACCTACCAGGAGTACATGGCTCTGCGCGATGGGTCGGCGTTGCCGGACAATGGCGCGGCCGAGCCGGACAACGCGCCTTTGGAACCGGAGCCGACGGCCGTACCGATGGCCGCGCCGGCGACGGCCGAACCGCCGCCCGCGCCTGCCAAAGGCTGGAGCCGCAGCGCCCGCCGCCAGGACGAGCGCCGCCGCCGCCAGGTGGAGGAGTCGCTGGCCGACGTGGAGTATTGGCTGGCGCAGATCACCGAGGCGTTGGAGGCCGCCCGCGCCACGCAGGACGAGGGCGAAATCCTGGTGCTGGAAGCCGAAGACGCCGAGGCCCGCGAGCAACTGGCGAGCTTGCTGGCCGAGTGGGAAGTGTTGGCTTGA
- a CDS encoding CoA-binding protein encodes MSYEEQQTIERILRTARTIATVGLSNDATKPAHTVPAYLQSQGYRVIPVNPTISEVLGQKAYASLAEVPEPIDVVQIFRRSEQVGPIVDEAIAAGAKAIWMQMGISDEAAAARARAAGLDVVMNQCMRVQHIRWSSTMI; translated from the coding sequence ATGAGCTACGAAGAACAACAAACCATCGAAAGAATCTTGCGGACGGCGCGGACGATCGCCACGGTGGGGCTGTCGAACGACGCCACCAAGCCGGCCCACACCGTCCCGGCCTATCTTCAGTCGCAGGGCTATCGGGTCATCCCGGTGAATCCGACCATAAGCGAAGTGTTGGGGCAAAAGGCATACGCCTCACTGGCCGAGGTGCCGGAGCCGATCGACGTGGTACAGATCTTCCGCCGCAGCGAGCAGGTGGGGCCGATTGTGGATGAGGCCATCGCCGCCGGGGCCAAGGCCATCTGGATGCAGATGGGCATCAGCGACGAGGCCGCCGCCGCCCGCGCCCGCGCCGCCGGGCTGGACGTGGTGATGAACCAGTGTATGCGGGTGCAGCATATTCGCTGGTCGAGTACGATGATTTAA
- a CDS encoding WD40/YVTN/BNR-like repeat-containing protein, which translates to MTGALLALLFIVLTQAVGAGLFEWSRLGRLTDDPGPQPYVSVITPHPTRPEILYAGSLLTTDAAALVFRSADGGDTWSASAAGLPALPAFTGVKALLLWPGEEDAADTLLVALQGGGIWRSSDGGATWASAVGGGLDGGATVIALQKTATRALALTPGGVYGMLRNGNWKLHAVGLPPAGATFYYDLAADPSDPDVVYVAVGALGIFRSANGGGSWAAANGDLPGPPYNAREVSVNPLTGELFASLRGAGLFRSADGGRTWVASQTGITFETTAYGAVGAPVISPDDGLAAYVFNSDGIFRSEDGGRTWSPYAEGLSGAETISALAFHPARPNTILAGTSISGVWDLTLAPGGRQYVPLIR; encoded by the coding sequence TTGACGGGCGCCTTATTGGCGCTACTGTTCATCGTGTTGACGCAGGCGGTCGGGGCGGGGTTATTTGAGTGGTCGCGCCTGGGCCGTCTGACTGACGACCCCGGCCCGCAGCCTTACGTCAGTGTCATTACCCCCCATCCCACCCGGCCCGAAATTCTCTATGCCGGTTCGCTACTGACGACCGACGCCGCCGCGCTGGTCTTCCGCAGCGCCGACGGCGGCGACACGTGGTCGGCCAGCGCCGCCGGACTGCCCGCGCTGCCCGCTTTTACCGGGGTCAAGGCCCTGCTGTTGTGGCCGGGCGAGGAAGACGCGGCCGATACGCTGCTGGTGGCGCTGCAAGGCGGCGGCATCTGGCGCAGCAGCGACGGCGGCGCGACGTGGGCGTCGGCGGTGGGCGGTGGGCTGGACGGCGGCGCCACTGTCATCGCCCTGCAAAAGACGGCCACGCGGGCGCTGGCCCTGACACCCGGGGGCGTGTATGGCATGCTGCGCAACGGCAATTGGAAATTGCATGCCGTTGGACTGCCGCCGGCCGGGGCCACTTTCTACTATGATCTGGCCGCCGACCCGAGCGATCCCGACGTCGTCTACGTCGCCGTCGGGGCGCTGGGCATCTTTCGCAGCGCCAACGGCGGCGGCAGTTGGGCGGCGGCCAACGGCGACCTGCCCGGCCCGCCCTACAACGCCCGCGAGGTGTCGGTCAACCCGCTGACCGGCGAACTGTTCGCCAGTCTGCGCGGCGCGGGCCTTTTCCGCAGCGCCGACGGCGGCCGAACGTGGGTCGCCTCGCAAACGGGCATCACCTTCGAGACAACCGCCTATGGCGCGGTCGGCGCGCCGGTCATCAGCCCCGACGATGGGCTGGCGGCTTACGTCTTCAATAGCGACGGCATCTTCCGCAGCGAGGACGGCGGCCGCACCTGGTCGCCCTATGCCGAGGGGTTGAGCGGGGCGGAGACGATCAGCGCCCTGGCCTTCCATCCCGCCCGGCCCAACACCATCCTGGCCGGCACGTCGATTTCCGGGGTGTGGGATCTGACGTTGGCCCCCGGCGGGCGGCAGTATGTGCCGTTGATCCGTTGA
- a CDS encoding disulfide oxidoreductase, which yields MKLSEFLEDYGGWLAFVIALIATMGSLYYSEVAGFIPCRLCWYQRILMYPLTIITLVGALRRDDYLPGYVLPLSLIGMAVSAYHYLMEKGVVPASNTCAADVPCSISYVNYLGFITIALMAFTAFTLITLIMFGMRAAYRRDNAEQLPIPGEAY from the coding sequence ATGAAATTATCCGAATTCCTTGAAGATTATGGCGGCTGGCTGGCCTTCGTCATCGCCCTCATCGCCACGATGGGCAGCCTGTACTACAGCGAGGTCGCCGGGTTCATCCCCTGCCGCCTGTGCTGGTATCAGCGCATCCTGATGTACCCCCTGACGATCATCACCCTCGTCGGCGCGCTGCGGCGGGATGACTACCTGCCCGGCTACGTGCTGCCCCTGTCGCTCATCGGCATGGCCGTGTCGGCCTACCACTACCTGATGGAAAAGGGCGTCGTCCCCGCCTCGAACACCTGCGCGGCCGACGTGCCCTGCTCCATCAGTTATGTCAACTACCTGGGCTTCATCACCATCGCCCTGATGGCCTTCACCGCCTTCACCTTGATCACGCTCATCATGTTCGGGATGCGCGCTGCCTACCGCCGCGACAATGCCGAGCAGCTGCCCATTCCCGGCGAGGCGTACTAG
- a CDS encoding adenylate/guanylate cyclase domain-containing protein, with protein MTTPTLTASGAAPPGATVPTAAAAPGDGSVIDGRRPAQPDVGAPPPADHEEREQLQKEMLVTSSTIIALLGMLWGLIYMFVGAAQAGAIPIVYAAISFASIGYFALTGRYHLFRFSQLLITLIFPALLMLVLGGFINSSGVILWSLTSPVGALLFDSRRKAAVWFMAFAVLVVVAGLVDIGLFGPLLPEQGPLSANLIGIFFILNAVGPSVVVFLLLSYFTRQRDRAHDLLLAEQTKSDALLLNILPNSIARRLKDGPDQRIAECFDNASILFADIAGFTPLSAELGVERVVELLNDLHSGFDAIMERRGLEKIRTIGDGYMVASGVPTPRPDHAHALADAALEMLAFARQLSARYELPIHLRIGINSGTIMAGVIGRRKFSYDVWGDSVNVASRMESHGLSDCIQLAERTYNIIKDDFITTPRGTIEIKGKGEMKTWFLIGRN; from the coding sequence ATGACGACACCCACGCTGACCGCTTCCGGCGCTGCCCCTCCCGGCGCCACCGTCCCCACCGCCGCGGCTGCGCCCGGCGACGGCTCCGTGATTGACGGCCGCCGCCCCGCGCAGCCCGACGTCGGCGCGCCGCCCCCGGCCGATCATGAGGAACGGGAACAACTGCAAAAGGAGATGCTCGTCACCTCCTCGACCATCATCGCCCTGCTGGGCATGTTGTGGGGGCTGATCTATATGTTCGTCGGCGCGGCCCAGGCCGGGGCCATCCCCATCGTCTACGCCGCCATCTCCTTCGCCAGCATCGGCTATTTCGCCCTGACCGGCCGCTATCACCTGTTCCGCTTCAGCCAGTTGCTCATCACCCTCATCTTCCCGGCGCTGCTCATGCTGGTGCTGGGCGGCTTCATCAACTCCAGCGGGGTCATCCTCTGGTCGCTGACCTCGCCGGTGGGGGCGCTGCTGTTCGATAGCCGGCGCAAGGCGGCCGTGTGGTTCATGGCCTTCGCCGTGCTGGTGGTAGTGGCCGGGCTGGTGGACATCGGCCTGTTCGGCCCGCTATTGCCCGAGCAGGGGCCGCTTTCGGCCAACCTGATCGGCATCTTCTTCATCCTCAACGCCGTCGGCCCGTCGGTCGTCGTCTTCCTGCTGCTGTCCTACTTCACCCGCCAGCGCGACCGCGCCCACGACCTGCTGCTGGCCGAGCAGACGAAGAGCGACGCGCTGCTGCTCAACATCCTGCCCAACTCCATCGCCCGGCGGCTGAAGGACGGCCCCGACCAGCGCATCGCCGAGTGCTTCGACAACGCCAGCATCCTCTTCGCCGACATCGCCGGGTTTACGCCGTTGTCGGCCGAGTTGGGCGTGGAGCGCGTGGTGGAACTGCTCAACGATCTGCACAGCGGCTTCGATGCCATCATGGAGCGGCGCGGCCTGGAGAAGATTCGCACCATCGGCGACGGCTACATGGTCGCCTCGGGCGTGCCCACGCCGCGCCCCGACCACGCCCACGCCCTGGCCGACGCGGCGCTGGAGATGCTGGCCTTCGCCCGGCAGCTATCGGCGCGCTACGAGCTGCCCATCCATCTGCGGATCGGCATCAATTCGGGGACGATCATGGCCGGGGTCATCGGCCGCCGCAAGTTCAGCTATGACGTCTGGGGTGATTCGGTCAACGTCGCCAGCCGCATGGAGTCCCACGGCCTGTCCGACTGCATCCAACTGGCCGAGCGCACCTACAATATCATCAAGGATGACTTCATCACCACCCCGCGTGGCACGATTGAGATTAAGGGCAAGGGGGAGATGAAGACTTGGTTTTTGATTGGGCGAAATTAA
- the mobA gene encoding molybdenum cofactor guanylyltransferase: MEQNLTVAIQAGGKSSRMGTDKSFVLYNGRPLIEVVREAVAGLGDELILITNKPDAYAHLGLPMFADLYPDTGPLGGIYTALHHAAHPHVLTVACDMPWLNRPLLAYMAGLRQTADVIVPRWDKFPEPLHAIYSQGCLEPIREKLDAQVFKITAFYGRVSIRFVERAEIEQYDPDGRSFVNVNTPDELSALVG; this comes from the coding sequence ATGGAACAAAACCTAACCGTAGCCATACAAGCCGGCGGCAAGAGCAGCCGCATGGGCACGGACAAATCGTTTGTGCTGTACAACGGCCGGCCGCTGATCGAGGTCGTGCGCGAGGCCGTGGCCGGGCTGGGCGACGAACTCATCCTCATCACCAACAAGCCCGACGCCTACGCCCATCTGGGCCTGCCCATGTTCGCCGACCTGTACCCCGACACCGGGCCGCTGGGCGGCATCTACACCGCCCTCCACCACGCCGCCCACCCCCACGTGCTGACCGTGGCCTGCGATATGCCCTGGCTCAACCGGCCGCTGCTGGCCTACATGGCCGGGCTACGCCAGACGGCCGACGTCATCGTGCCCCGCTGGGACAAGTTCCCCGAGCCGCTCCACGCCATCTATAGCCAGGGCTGCCTGGAACCCATCCGCGAGAAGCTCGACGCGCAGGTGTTCAAGATCACCGCCTTCTATGGCCGGGTCAGCATCCGTTTCGTGGAGCGGGCCGAGATTGAACAGTACGATCCCGACGGGCGGTCGTTCGTCAATGTCAATACGCCGGATGAGTTGAGCGCGCTGGTGGGGTAA
- a CDS encoding c-type cytochrome, with protein sequence MRLLLLWLVGLAGLLAACGGAPAAPTPTPDPATLGERTFVQYCVPCHGAAGEGFINALDAPALNADGESHALTDAAILAAIIDGGAASGGNMAPLGDALSAEQEAAVLEFVHSLWSDEQRLAHEDAGGHTPGQ encoded by the coding sequence ATGCGGCTACTCCTCCTGTGGCTGGTGGGGCTGGCCGGGCTGTTGGCGGCCTGTGGCGGCGCGCCGGCCGCACCCACGCCCACGCCTGACCCGGCCACGCTGGGCGAGCGCACCTTCGTCCAGTATTGCGTCCCCTGCCACGGCGCGGCCGGCGAGGGCTTCATCAATGCGCTCGACGCCCCGGCCCTGAATGCCGACGGCGAGAGCCACGCCCTGACCGATGCGGCCATCCTGGCGGCCATCATCGACGGCGGCGCGGCCAGCGGCGGCAACATGGCCCCCCTGGGCGACGCGCTGAGCGCCGAACAGGAAGCGGCCGTGCTCGAATTCGTCCACTCCCTCTGGAGCGACGAGCAACGCCTGGCCCACGAGGACGCCGGCGGCCATACGCCTGGACAGTGA
- the hemW gene encoding radical SAM family heme chaperone HemW, with the protein MDAYALYLHIPFCRQRCSYCDFNTYTTLSDLQAAYVAALAAEIRQVGASAVGGRPAVHTIFFGGGTPSLLTPAQLATILSAAHAAFAVDPAAEITLEANPGTVDVAYLTAIRALGVNRLSFGVQSALPGELALLGRAHDFAAAVAAVEAARAAGFDNLNLDLIYGLPGQSVADWQRTLDAVLPLNVEHISLYCLTIEPGTPMQRWLHNGTILAPDADTAADQYEAAGRALAAAGFQHYEISNWARPGRECRHNLVYWRNEPYLGLGAGAHGSAGGYRYHVVRQPRAYVKRIRNYELGIRNEAGAFPPAPLPPRSPALNAFPLSPAVADYHRVGRDEAMSDTAITQLRLLDEGLSLGAFAGRFGQSFDEVYGDTVSQLQTWELLQRRGDRLLLTEKGRFLSNQVFYRFV; encoded by the coding sequence ATGGACGCTTACGCCCTCTATCTCCACATCCCCTTCTGCCGCCAACGGTGCAGCTATTGTGATTTCAATACCTACACCACGCTGAGCGACCTCCAGGCCGCGTACGTCGCCGCGCTGGCGGCCGAAATCCGGCAGGTGGGCGCCTCGGCCGTGGGGGGCAGGCCCGCCGTCCACACCATCTTCTTCGGCGGCGGCACGCCCTCGCTGCTGACCCCGGCCCAACTGGCAACCATCCTGAGCGCGGCCCATGCGGCGTTCGCCGTCGATCCGGCGGCCGAGATCACCCTGGAGGCCAACCCCGGCACGGTGGACGTGGCCTATCTGACGGCCATTCGCGCCCTGGGCGTCAACCGGCTGAGCTTCGGCGTGCAGAGCGCCTTGCCGGGCGAGCTGGCCCTGCTGGGGCGCGCCCACGACTTCGCCGCGGCCGTGGCCGCCGTGGAGGCCGCCCGCGCCGCCGGCTTCGACAACCTCAACCTTGACCTCATCTACGGCCTGCCGGGGCAGAGTGTGGCCGACTGGCAGCGCACGCTCGACGCCGTCTTGCCGCTCAACGTCGAACATATTAGCCTCTACTGCCTGACCATTGAGCCGGGCACGCCCATGCAACGCTGGCTCCACAACGGCACGATCCTGGCCCCCGACGCCGACACGGCCGCCGACCAGTACGAGGCCGCCGGCCGCGCCCTGGCCGCCGCCGGTTTCCAGCATTACGAGATCTCCAACTGGGCGCGGCCGGGGCGCGAATGCCGCCACAATCTGGTCTACTGGCGCAACGAACCCTACCTGGGCCTGGGCGCGGGGGCGCATGGCTCGGCCGGCGGCTATCGCTACCACGTCGTGCGCCAGCCGCGGGCCTACGTGAAGAGAATTAGGAATTACGAATTAGGAATTAGGAATGAAGCGGGCGCTTTCCCCCCTGCTCCCCTGCCCCCCCGCTCCCCTGCTCTTAACGCCTTCCCCCTCTCCCCCGCCGTAGCCGACTACCACCGCGTCGGCCGCGACGAGGCCATGTCCGACACGGCCATCACTCAGTTGCGCCTGCTGGACGAGGGGCTGAGCCTGGGCGCGTTTGCCGGGCGCTTCGGCCAGTCGTTCGATGAGGTCTATGGCGACACGGTGAGCCAGTTGCAAACGTGGGAACTGTTGCAGCGGCGGGGGGATCGGTTGTTGCTGACTGAGAAGGGGCGGTTTCTGAGTAATCAGGTCTTTTATCGGTTTGTGTAA
- a CDS encoding HAD family hydrolase: MIEERFDGVIFDFNGVLLWDNHLHEEAWRRTSARLRGAPLSDEEMRREVHGRVNRDIFAYVLGRAVSREEMQPLMEEKERTYRQLALASGAAYRLSPGAVELLDFLAAAAIPRAIATSSPGVNVAFFIEQLDLHRWFAPEHIIHDRGLYPGKPAPGIYLEAAEQLGLVPARCIVVEDSIAGIASAHGAGIGGIVAIGPAAEHAALAALPGVGAVITDLRHFPWAWLSTARAEVPAVLGETGGGPVAHREG, from the coding sequence ATGATTGAGGAACGGTTCGACGGGGTTATCTTCGATTTTAACGGCGTGCTGCTGTGGGATAACCATCTGCACGAGGAAGCATGGCGGCGCACTTCGGCCCGGTTGCGCGGCGCGCCGCTGAGCGACGAGGAGATGCGCCGCGAGGTACACGGCCGGGTTAATCGCGACATCTTCGCCTACGTCCTCGGCCGCGCCGTGAGCCGGGAAGAGATGCAGCCGTTGATGGAGGAAAAGGAGCGCACCTATCGCCAATTAGCCCTGGCGTCCGGGGCCGCGTATCGCCTGTCGCCGGGCGCGGTCGAACTGCTGGACTTTCTGGCGGCGGCGGCCATCCCGCGGGCCATCGCCACGTCGTCGCCGGGGGTCAACGTGGCCTTCTTCATCGAGCAACTCGATCTGCATCGCTGGTTCGCCCCGGAGCACATTATCCATGACCGCGGCCTCTACCCCGGCAAGCCCGCGCCGGGTATCTATCTGGAGGCGGCCGAGCAACTGGGGCTGGTCCCCGCGCGCTGCATCGTCGTCGAGGATTCCATCGCCGGGATCGCCTCGGCCCACGGCGCGGGCATTGGCGGCATCGTCGCCATTGGCCCGGCGGCCGAGCACGCGGCGCTGGCGGCCTTGCCCGGCGTCGGCGCGGTCATTACCGACCTGCGTCATTTTCCGTGGGCGTGGCTGAGCACAGCGCGGGCCGAAGTGCCCGCCGTATTGGGTGAGACCGGGGGCGGCCCCGTCGCTCACCGGGAAGGGTAA